ATTTCAACTCCAACGCTCCGAATACACTTGACCAGATTCTGGACTGAGGATATGGCAGCGGTGATAATGTGGGTTTCCACGTCTAGCCTGAAGCCGTGCATACCTACCGGATTCTTAATTCTTTCCTGACTGTCTAATGCATAACTGCGAGGTATGGCATGTAGTATTTTTCTGTCATCTGGGACGTTAACCTGCTGGGCGGAAGATAGGACTCGCTTTAAGTCATCGTGTCGAACCAGCCGGTCATTACGTGGTATAGCCACTACCCCATGGCTGTTGTGCGAGCTTATGTGCCTACCTGTGACACCCACATATGCAGACTCCACTTTTAGCCCGCTTGCTTGCTCAGCTCGTCTTATCGACTCAGCAACTGATTCTCTGGCTTCTTCTACGTTGACTACCATACCTTTATGCATACCATGCGATGGCACGAGACCGACCCCTAAGACTTGTATATTGCCTCCGGAATCCAATGTGCCAATAATGGTACATATTTTGGTAGTGCCAACATCGATAGCTGAAATAAGCTTTTTCATCGTGGTTTTGCCCTCCTTTGATTTTGTTTAGGTTTAATTTGCCTCCCGTGAATATTTTTCTCTTATTAAAGGCGCTCTGCTACTCTGAGCTTGGCGCTACGACTGCGAGGATTTGATTTTATTTCAGTTAGAGATGGCGTGATAACCTTCTTTGAGATTATCCTAAGGCTGGGCATATGCCCACATTTACAGACAGGAGTACTCGGTGGGCAAAGGCATCCTTTGCTTTCCCTTAGCATAAATTGCTTGACTATGCGGTCTTCCAAGGAGTGGTAGCTGATAACTACCAGTCTACCTTGATGCTTGAGGCAAACAATGGTTTGCTTCAGGGCTGTGGCTAGATTATCCAGCTCTCTGTTAACAGCGATGCGCAGTGCCATAAAAGTCCTGGTGGCTGGGTGGATCTTGCCGCGACGGATGCCGATAGCTTTCTCTACTATGTTGGCTAGTTGTAGCGTGTTGTTGACAGGGCGGCTTTTTATAATATGCCGGGCGATCTGTTTGTTGTGACGCTCTTCACCATAAGTTTTGAGGATTTGACTTAGCTTGTCTTCGGGGAGAATATTGACGATATCAGCCGCAGTTAATTCCTGGGCTGGGCTAAAACGCATATCTAGAGGGCCATCATCCTGGAAGCTAAAACCGCGTTCGGAAGTCTCGAGCTGTGTGGAGGAGAGACCAAGGTCAAAAAGAATTCCATGCACTGGTAAGAAATTGCTTTCTGTGCAAATGGTCTCGAGATTAGCAAAATTATCATTTATTATGATGGTTGATTCAATGTAGTTGGCTAGCCTGGTCTTAGCTATCTCGATAGCTTTGGGGTCGGCATCAATGCCCAAAAGTTGTCCATCAGGCATAATCTCTTTCAGAATCGTTTTAGCGTGCCCACCTGAACCTAAAGTGCAGTCGATATAGCGTTTCCCAGGTTGAGCTTGTAACGCTTCTACGGCTTCACAAAGCAGCACTGGTTTATGAATAGGTATAGCCATGGTCAGACTCATCGTTGTTCCTCGAGGCTTTCTATGATTTGCCACAGTTGCTCTTCAGCTGTTGTCTTTTCTGAGTCCCATAAAATTGGGTTCCATATTTCGATGCAATTGTTAGCACCGACTACAACGGCAGTATCGCCTATTTCAACGCGATTACGTAACGTAGATGGTAGGGCTATTCTTCCCTGACCATCGAGCGAAAGGCCGTAAGCTGTACCGAACATAGCCCTGTTCATCGTCCTGAATTTACTTGATGGCACAGCCTGAGCTGACAAAGTGTCCGCCACCTTGTGCCATTCATCTGCTGGATAAATGACGATGCACCTTTCTAGCCCTTTGGTCAAAACTAGTTCACCCCTCAGTTCCTCTCTGAACTTAGGGGGCAAAGGCAATCTACCTTTATTATCAACTTTATATTCGTATTCGCCGAGAAACATGTCTACCTCGAACTAGTTTTTAGGCTAGTACAACCTCTCCTTCTAGTTGCTTTTCCAGGATTTTTATTTCATGCCAGTCTAATTTAGCTAGTTCATCGATGTATTCCTGTGTCTGAGGGTCACTGACTAGCGAGTAAGTGATGAGGCCATTACCATCTTGTTGTTCTTGCAGTACACCTTTGTCGATTAAAGACTTTATTGCTTCCCTCAAGTTGATCTTTGCAGTGTCTAGTGCACTAGCGATTGTGTAGAGGCTTAACTTTGCTCGGGGATGTCGTGCCCAAAAACGGATAAGCTG
The sequence above is a segment of the Chloroflexota bacterium genome. Coding sequences within it:
- the rsmH gene encoding 16S rRNA (cytosine(1402)-N(4))-methyltransferase RsmH yields the protein MAIPIHKPVLLCEAVEALQAQPGKRYIDCTLGSGGHAKTILKEIMPDGQLLGIDADPKAIEIAKTRLANYIESTIIINDNFANLETICTESNFLPVHGILFDLGLSSTQLETSERGFSFQDDGPLDMRFSPAQELTAADIVNILPEDKLSQILKTYGEERHNKQIARHIIKSRPVNNTLQLANIVEKAIGIRRGKIHPATRTFMALRIAVNRELDNLATALKQTIVCLKHQGRLVVISYHSLEDRIVKQFMLRESKGCLCPPSTPVCKCGHMPSLRIISKKVITPSLTEIKSNPRSRSAKLRVAERL
- the mraZ gene encoding division/cell wall cluster transcriptional repressor MraZ gives rise to the protein MFLGEYEYKVDNKGRLPLPPKFREELRGELVLTKGLERCIVIYPADEWHKVADTLSAQAVPSSKFRTMNRAMFGTAYGLSLDGQGRIALPSTLRNRVEIGDTAVVVGANNCIEIWNPILWDSEKTTAEEQLWQIIESLEEQR
- a CDS encoding MarR family transcriptional regulator gives rise to the protein MFYNGKQWEKVVKGEIAMVIDCIQYRVANSGLFHFLKENSNTNLEVQLIRFWARHPRAKLSLYTIASALDTAKINLREAIKSLIDKGVLQEQQDGNGLITYSLVSDPQTQEYIDELAKLDWHEIKILEKQLEGEVVLA